The following DNA comes from Mucilaginibacter jinjuensis.
ACCCGTACTACCCCGCAAAGCAACAACAACTCTTTCCAGGGTACTAACTACCGTTATAATAACGTAACGTTAGATGGTGCCATCAACAACGATGCGATTGGTTTCAGCCCTTCATTAGGTGGCCAAAACAATAGCTCTGGTCAGGTTGGTAGCAGTACACGTACCAACCCGGTACCGATGGATGCCGTACAGGATATACAAGTTTATGTAGCTCCCTTCGATATTAAAATTGGTAACGTATTAGGTGGTAGTATCAACGCGGTAACCCGTAGCGGTACAAATGATGTTACCGGTTCACTTTACACTTATGGCCGTAACGCTAGCTTAACAGGTCATAACAACGCTTCTGCAGCAGCAGGTGGCGATGGTGCTAAAGAACCAAGTGATTTTCATGATTACCAGGTTGGTGGCCGTTTAGGTTTCCCTATCATCAAAAACAAATTATTCTTCTTTACCAACGAAGAGATCAACCGCCGTCAGGATCCGGTTATTTCTGCTGCCGGTACTGCAGGTTCTGCCAAAATTTTGAGCTTACAAGATGCACAAAACCTGGCTGCCGCATTTAAATCATACAGCGGTTTAGATCCGGGTACTTATGGTAACACTACCATTTTCTCTAACTCTAACAAGTTCTTCAACCGTTTAGACTGGAATATCAACGATAAAAACCAGTTAACTATCCGTAACAATACCATTTCTTCTCAGGCTACTAACTTAGAGCGTGACCAGACTAACTTCCGTTTCAGTGGTATTGATTATACTTCACATAACAACTCATCTTCAACAGTTGCTGAGTTAAAATCAAGAATCTCAAATAACGCAAGTAACAGCTTATTGGTGGGTTACTCAAACGTACACGATTACCGTGACCCTAATTCGAACCCTGCTTTACCTCAGATCGAAATTAACGGTAATACGCCTGGTACAACTATTTTTATGGGTACCGACCGCGAGGCTGCTATTTTTGATATGCACCAAAAAACCACTGAGTTAACTGATAACTTTACCTGGACTAAAGGTAAACACACATTTACTTTCGGTACACACAACGAATTTTATAACATCACTTATAACTTTGTTAACGCATGGAACGGCCGTATTGCTTACAGCAGCATTGCTAACTTCCTGGCTAACATTCCTTCTCGTACACGTGCTAACTTTAACTATACTGATAACACCCGCGATTATATCCTGGCTAACCCATCAGCTCAGTTTAAAGTTGACCTGTTAAGCTTTTACGGGCAGGATGAGATGCAGTTAACTGATAACTTTAAGTTAACCGCTGGTATCCGTTTTGACTATGCTGGTGTACCAGATAAACAACCTTTAAGCTCTAAAACTACAGGTGCACCGGTTGACCCTAACTACGGTAACACCTTTACTTACACTTTGCCAAAAAACATCCAAAACAAATACCTGAACAATGTTGAGATTAACCCACGTGTATCATTTAACTATGATGTAAATGGCGATCAAAGCGTTATTCTGCGTGGTGGTAGCGGTATGTTTACCGGTCGTGTTCCATTTGCATGGTTTGGTTATGCATTCTACAACAACGGTGTAACTTATGGCGCTTATGATGTTAAACCAACTACTGCTGCTCCAATTAAACCAGGTACAAACCCTGTACAGGCACCTGCAAACGGTGGTTTAGGTTTTGTTAACCAACAAGGTTTCAACACTACTCCAAATGGCGCAACCCAGGTGGATATGATTGATAACAACTTCAAAATGCCACAGGTTTGGAGAAGCAGTTTAGCTATGGATGTTACTACCCCAGATCAGTGGAAATTCACTGTTGAAGGTATCTACACCAAAACTATCCATGACTTGAAATTCCAACAGGTTAATACTACCGATCAGGTAACTTATTATCCTTACGATACTCAGCACCAACAACCAATCTTTGTTAACACTAAAATCAACCCGTTATATACTAACGCTTATTTATTGTCAAACACAAGCTTAGGTTACCGTTACAGTGCTACAGCACAAATTGCTAAACTGTTTACATTAAGCCCATTAAGCAATATTAATGCTACAGTAGCTTATACCTACGGTCACTCTAAAGATGTTACCAATGGTATCCGTAACTCAATGGAGTCTAACTGGCAGTTAAACCAGGCCTTAAATCCAAACAACCCGGGCTTGGCTAACTCAAACTTTGATATCCGCAACCGTATTGTATCAACATTCAACTTCATGACTAACTGGGATGCTGATAAAAAATACACTGCAAACTTTACCTTGTTCTTTAGCGCACAATCTGGTAACCCATACACTTATGGTTTCTACCCTAACGCTATCGACGGTACTGGTCAGCAAGTTAGTTTAGCTTACATCCCTAAAGTTGGCGAAACTGCTAAATTCTTCCAGGATATCGCTGGTGGCCAAACTGCTGCACAACAAGCTGCTGCATTTGATGCCTTTATCGATGCTAATAAATACCTGAAATCTCGTCGTGGTCAATTCACAGAGCGTAACGCTGCGTTTACTCCATGGAACAATAACTTAGATTTCCGTTTTGCACAAGACTTCAAATTCGGTGCTAAACACAAACAAGTTATCACTTTCACTTACGATATTGTTAACTTAACCAACCTGTTGAACAAGAAATGGGGTCAATACTACTTCTCTCCAAACACTTACAACTCAACATCAAGCATTGGTTTAACACCAAAAACAACCCCATCTTTTGCTAATGCAGCAACAACTAACCCAACTTATACATTTACCAACCCTGGTTTACCGTATTCAGTTGATTACTTTGCTTCACGCTGGCAAATGCAGTTTGGTGCTCGTTACAGCTTCTAAACGAATTTTTCAAAACAGTAATTATAATACGAAGGCCTCCGATTTATCGGAGGCCTTTTTTTTTCTGAAAGTAAATAGCAAATCATATAATCCACCATGGTTAAAAGAATTTTTTCTACGTGCTCTTAGGCAACAACCGTTGGTTCCTGATGGATTAAATCAGTTTTGTTTCCGACCTCTAAGGGATCAATAAAAGCTCGATTTCAGGATGTTATTCTAAGTACAGGTTCTTTGAAGGGTGAATGGGTTGAAAGAACATGATACACAGCTAACAGTATTTTGTGCGCGACGGCCATTAAAGCCCGTTTCTTACCCCGCCTGACAGACAGCGCGTAATATTTATTTCGGAGCCATCCCTTTTTCATTTTTACAGCAGACCATGCTGCCTCAACGAGCGCTGTTTTGAGCGATCTGTTACCCTGCGTGACCCGGCTGCTCATCTTCTTGCCTGCGCTTTCATTATTACCAGGGCATACACCAGCCCATGAGGCTAAGTGATTAGCAGTAGGAAAAACGCTCATATCGAAACCAATCTCTGCTACAATACCTTTAACTGTTTCGTGACTGATACCCGGAATGGTTTCCAACAATTCCACCTCGGTGGTATGATGGCTGAGGTATTCGTTCAGCCTGCGATCTATGCGATCAATCTGTTGTTGGATATTTTCCAGTGCCAGTCTGCTGGTCTGTAGCATAAAGCGATGGTGCTCTGTTATTCTGCCGTTTAAGGCACAGATAAGTTGAGGTATCTTCTTCCGTAAACTTCCTTTTGCAAGTGATGATAGCGAAACAGCATCTGTCTGCCCATCAATCAGTGCACAGATAACCGCCCAGCCGGTCTTTCCGAAAACATCACTAACTACGTTTCCCAGTTTAAGATTGGCATCTTCCAACACCTTCTGCAAACGGTTTCGCTCGGCCACCCGTTGACTGATCAGTTTCTTCTTATATCGATAAAGTTCACGCATTTCCCTGATCTGCTGCGGCGGAATGAAACTTCCTTTCAACAAACCGCTCATTAACAATTTGCCGATCCATGCGCTGTCCTTGCAATCGGTTTTGTGACCCGGAACATATTTGATATGGCGGGCATTAACCAGCATGATCTCAAAATCTTCTTCCAGAATATTAAACACAGGCTTCCAGTAAACACCGGTGCTTTCCATCGCAATATGACCCACCTTAAGCATTAACAACCAGTCTTTAAGGTCGATAAGGTCTTCCGTGAATGTACCGAATGTGCGCGTTTCATCCGAAGATTTATTAACTTTAACTGTTACTACGACGCTTTCCTTGTGCACATCTATTCCTGCGCAACGATCAAATAATAAAGGGAATTCTACCTGGGTTGACATGTTAATTGAAGTTTGGTACCTACAATTTAACACTTTCATGCCCGTTGGTGAATTCCCCTTTCATGAATGTTTTGTTACCTCTTTTCAATAGAAGGTGCTTTTAAAATCAACTTGCAGAACCCTTCATGATAAACCCGATCGTAGTGGAAAACCCGCAGCGTGCGAGGGCAATAGGGGTGGCAGGCGAGGATTTGCAACGAAGAGCGGGAACAAACATTAATAGCAGCACTACAATTGCTTTCCTTAATATTCTCAAATAAACTTAATCACTCCTTCAATACAAAACATCGTTTATCTATCTGTCCAAAAAAATCTTAAAATAAACATTTGTAAAATTATCTGATCAAAAAAACAAATACGACAAATATTCCTTATATTTGGTAAAAATGTCGTATATGGCTGTTTTGCATCAAAAAGAATATCGCACCATTAATCTGGTTGGTTTACTGGGCGGCGTGGATCTGATTACCGAAAAAATCGGGTCAGCTTTTGACCTTATTACGCTCAGTAATAAAGGGATTAAAAAAGCATCGTTAGATGCCTTGGCAGGGCACATGGGTGTTACCAAGAAAAACTTTGCCGAAGATATTCTGAACCTTTCTGTAAAAACACTCGAACGCAAAAAGAGTGATGACCTGCTCGACAGGCAAACCTCTTCGCACGTGATAGAAGTAGCCAAGGTGGTTGAGCATGCTTTTGATGTTTTTGAAAGCGAAGAAAAAGTGCAAAAATGGTTGAGCACCCCTAACCGTGCACTTAACCAAATGAAACCCCTCGATTTATTTTATATGCCTACCGGCCTCGGCATGGTTGATAATGTTTTAGGCCGCATAGAAGAAGGCGTTTACTCCTGATGCTGGTTTACCGTATTGTAAAAACTAAAAAGCGTACAACCGATCTGTCTGGCATGGGCGCTTTTAAAGAAGGTGGCCGGTGGAATAATCCCGGTACTTATATGCTATACGCTGCCGAAAACAGTTCGCTGGCGTACCTCGAAAGCCTGGTACATTTCGAGCCCGAAAACGCACCACCTAACCTGTACATTATTACTATTGATATTAAGGCTGATGATAGCCTGATTTATACACTTCCGCCCAACGCCTACCCGCAAAACTGGCAGCAGATTGGCAACCTTTCTAACAAAAATTTAGGTGATAAATTAATGGATGAACAGGAGTTTATTGCTATCAAAATAAAATCGGCTGTTAATACTTTAGAATATAATTATCTGCTGAACCCGCTATTTCCCCGTTTTCATGATCTGGTGAAGATTATAGCTGTTGAAGAGTTGCCTGTAGATGCGAGGTTGGTGAGGTGATGGAAATATTTAATTAAGCTCGTCATTGCGAGGAACGAAGCAATCGCGAACTTTACAGAGCCGCTCTGTAGGTCGGGGATTGCTTCGTTCCTCGCAATGACGTGTTTATCGGAACGATTCTTGGTTCTTGACTCTCGTTTCCTGATTCTATTTTAAACCTGAAAGCCCCTTAGCTTTCACTAAAGGGCTTTCTATAAGGCTGGCGTATTAAGCTCTTAATTACCATCTTCTGTAACCGCGGTGGTACCTGGCATACACTACACGGCGTGGTCCATAATAACGGTGTACATAATATGGCCTGTGGTAGTAACGGTATCGCGGTCCATAATAAACTGCCGGGGCAGATTCATATACTACTGGTGCAGGTTGATAAACAGGTGGAGCTGGTTCATAATATACAGGTGCGCCAACATTTAAACCTACGTGTACGCGAACTTGTGCTTTTGCTGCGTTGATAGTAAACAAGGCAACTATTACTGCTAAAAAGGTTATACGTTTCATATCAGATGTTATTACTCAATAATTGATGCTTTTCAGCATCGTTGTTATAGTAATATGACAAGTATCGTGCCGAAGGGTTTAAGTGTTTAACTATTGGATAATGGGAGAGAGGGGTAAGTTGTTGTTTTTGAGGAGGAAAAAGTGCGACTTTTAATCGTAGAACGTCATTGCGAGGAACGAAGCAATCCCCGATCTACAGAGCGGCTCTGTATAGTTCGCGATTGCTTCGTTCCTCGCAATGACGTACGGGGTGGACACAAAAAAAGCCCATCTCCAAAGGAGATGAGCTTTTTTATACTTAATCGACAAATCAACAAATTGCCGAATTAGCAAATTGTCTACAGATTCTTCGCCAGCTTCAATAATATCTCTTGCGGCACCTTTTGCAGGTCGAGTACCAGGAAACCATCCAGGCAATCCGCAAACTTAGGGTCGATGTTGAAGCAGATAATTTTGGCATTTAATGAGATGTACTGACGGAGCAGTACAGGCACTTTCATGTTTCGTACTTCCAATTCAGAGATCAGGTTGTCAAGGTTCTTGAGGCTGTCTTCACCGGTTAAAAGCAAGTCTGCATCGATGCTTGAGAAATCAACCTTAAACTGTTTACGCGGCTTTACATACTCGGCCATTTCATGGTCGAAATGGTTGCGGGTGATGTAATCAACAATAAGTGATTTAGAGAATTTCGAAAAACTGTTACTGATACTTACCGGTCCAATCAGGTAACGGTAACGCGGGTTATCGATCAAAAATTTCAGGATCCCTTTCCATAATAAAAACAGGGGTAATGGTTTTTGCTGGTATTCCTTACGGATCCATGAGCGGCCCAGTTCGAGGCTGCGTTTGAGCACCGGGGTAAACTGGGTTTTTATTTTAAACAGGGTAGCGGTATAGAAGCCTTTTTTACCCATGCTGTAAAAAATCTCATCGCCCAAACCAATGCGGTATGCACCCACCACCATTTTAGCTTCGGTGTCCCAAATAAACAGGTGATTGTAGTAAATATCGTACTCATCCAGGTCGATACTCTTGTTGCTGCCTTCGCCAACTTCCCGGAAGGTGATCTCACGCAGGCGGCCAATTTCGCGGATGATATTAGGGATAACCGAGGTAGGGACTACAAATACTTCGTAGGCCTTTTCTTTGGTTACAAGATAATCCTCTCGTAACTGATCAACTTCCTTGCTTAATATATCGGCGCTAATTGCCGTTTCTATTTCCTCTGGCCTTTTTTTGATTTTAAACAGGTTACGCGGGTTGAAAAGTTTTTTCTCTTCTTCCAGGCCGGTACCCAAAGCATAGGTTTTGGCGCGCAAAAAATTAAGCAGTTTAACAGGGTCTTTATTATCGGGTACTTCCTGTACGTTAATTGGCTTGCCAATACGCAGCTTAATGGTTTGGCCTTGTTTATTAAACAGTTCTGATGGCAGCTTGGCGGTACGCAGCGCCGGGTGGATCATGCTTAGCAGGTTAAACAATAAACCATTATTGCCATGGAAATAAATAGGAACAACCGGCACTTTCGATTTCTGGATGATTTTACCCACAACCGGGTGCCAGAGACGATCTGTAACCTGCTGCTGTTCTATCTTAAATGTTGATACCTCTCCGGCCGGGAAAATACCGATAGGTGTACCGTTATTAAGCAACTCCAGTGTTGATTTTATACCACTGATGCTCGATGAGTGCTCTATATTTTCGAAAGGATTTACAGCAACAAAATAATCGCTCAGGTTGGGGATTTTTTTTAATAAAAAGTTGGCCATTACTTTGGCATCCGGCCTGGCCATGCATAATATTTTAAGCAAAACCATGCCTTCTATACCACCATAAGGGTGGTTGGCTATAGCTATAAACCCACCATCCGCGGGTATATTTTTTAGTTCTCTTTCGTCAAACTCTATTTTAACGCCGCATCCTTCCAGAATGGCGTCAACAAAATCGGGGCCTACTTTGGGTTGTGCCTGGGCAAACAAATCGTTCACCTGGTTTATTTTCATAATTTCCATCAGCAGGGCCGCCAGTCCGGGCATTTTCAGCTTATCTAACTTAGTGGCTTTTGCAAATTCCTCTGTGGTAATTACCTTCATATATTGTTTATACAGATATTGATGTTTGTAACTTCAAATTTATTTAATTTAACGGCTAATAAAGCCATCACATGAAATCTTCTCTCAAAAATTACCTCTCCATCACAAAAAAAGAGTGGAATGGCCTGGTTGTATTGGTTACGTTGGTTGTATTGGTTTTGCTAACGCCGTATGCATACCGGCTATTTCACAAAGATAAGATAATAAATTTTAACAACTTTAATGCAGATGCAACACAATTGCCTGCCGAAGATAGCAGTAATGCCGCAAATACGAAGGTTTTGCATCCCACACTATTTGCTTTTAACCCCAACCACCTGCCTGCCGAACAATGGCTTAAACTTGGCTTGAGCCAGAAACAGATTGATGTATTGAAACATTATGAAGATAAAGGCGGCCGTTTCTACAAAAAGAGCGATGTACAAAAGATCTACTCCATCACTCTGGATGATTATAAACGCCTCGAACCTTATATTCAACTACCTGCTGATGGCCCGGCAAGCATCATTGATATTAACCATGCTGATTCTGCCTCGTTGGTAACCCTTAAAGGTATTGGCCCCGCTTATGCGATGCGGATAATCCGCTACCGCGATAAACTGGGTGGCTTCTATAGTAAAGAGCAATTGAAAGAAGTGTTCGGTATAGATGAAGAACATTACCTGCTGATTAAAGACGCTATTAAATTGAATCCATCTGCCATTCATAAAGTCAATATCAACAAAGCCACATTTGATGATCTGCGCCGCTATCCATATCTCAGTTACAAACAAGCTAATGCTATTATTCAATACCGAAGTGAGCATGGTGATTATGATAATTTAGATGATATGAAGGATATAGCTATTTTGGATGAGGCTACGTTGAATAAGGTGAAGCCTTATTGGTTATTTAAATAGTCAATTGTTTAACCGTTATTGCGAGGTACGAAGCAATCTCGGACCGATTAGCACTTCCTTAGTTAGCGCAGAATCCGTTTTTCATTAGGAAGGGCAAGGTAATTTATTAATCGTCAGTGGATGTCACTTTTTTTTTCTCTCAAAAGAAAAGTAACCAAAAGAAAAGTCGCAGCCGGGCCCTGTTGCTACTGAGTGTAGTGGTTAGGCAAGGACAGTGGTTGCCGCAACATTGCCAATGCTGCATGAGAAGAGATTATGTTAAGGTAGTGGTGGGTTCGCGCGGGGTGGAGGATTATTCTCCTTGTGAGCGGTGGCCTGAAAGAAAAGCGGGCCATGCGTAGGCCTTGAGCGGGGAAGCTTTTTTCTTTCTTGATTTTTGGTTACTTTTTATCAAGAAAAAGTAACAGCCCAACCCGCGGCGATTGAGCGGGACTGACTTTAATAGTAGCACCAATCTTTAATCCGGTTACTGACATGACAAAGCATTACCTTCTGTGAGCAAGAGGTTGTCTTCGTACCTCACGATGACGCCAGAATTTACCTAAATGATTAAACTGCCTCACTACTAATCTCAAATCTCTCATCTCAAATCTCATCTCAAAATATTATCTTTGCCCATGCAAGAAAAAATCCTCATTCTTGACTTTGGTTCGCAGTTTACACAACTCATCGCGCGCCGGGTTAGGGAGCTCAATATCTATTGCGAGATCCATCCATTCAATAATTTTCCGGAAGTAGACAGTTCAGTAAAAGGTATTATCCTTTCGGGTAGCCCGTATTCTGTACGCCAGGAAGATGCACCGCATTTCGAATTTGCCAAACACCACACCAAACTGCCTATCCTGGGCGTTTGTTATGGCGCACAATACGTTGCCCATTTTAATGGCGGCGAAGTAATGGCTTCAAACACACGCGAATACGGCCGTGCTAATTTGCACTACATTAATCAGCAAAACCCACTGTTTAAAGATATACCGGGCAATTCACAGGTTTGGATGTCACACGCGGATACCATTAAACGTATTGCCGATAACTTCGAGATCATTGCCAGTACAGATAATGTAGAGGTTGCTGCTTACCAGATTAAAGGTACGCAGACTTACGGTATCCAATTTCACCCAGAGGTAACCCATAGTATTGACGGCAAGCAATTGCTGCAAAACTTTTTGGTTGATATTTGCGGTTGCGCACAAGACTGGACCCCGGATTCATTCGTTGAAACTACCATCGCTGCCCTGAAAGAAAAACTGGGTGATGATAAAGTAGTATTAGGATTATCAGGCGGGGTGGATTCATCGGTTGCTGCGGTATTGCTGCACCACGCTATCGGTAAAAACCTGCATTGTATTTTTGTTGATAATGGCCTGTTGCGTAAAGACGAATTTGAGTCGGTACTCGAATCGTACAAACACATGGGCTTAAATATAAAAGGTGTTGATGCCAAACAACGTTTCTATGATGCGTTGAGCGGCTTATCAGACCCTGAGAAAAAACGTAAAGCCATTGGCCGCGTATTTATCGAAGTGTTTGATGATGAAGCACACCAGGTACAGGATGTAAAATGGTTAGGCCAGGGTACAATTTATCCTGATGTGATCGAATCTGTATCGGTTAAAGGCCCATCTGCCACTATTAAATCTCACCATAACGTGGGCGGTTTGCCCGACTTTATGAAGCTTAAAGTGGTTGAGCCATTAAACACTTTGTTTAAAGACGAAGTACGTAAAGTGGGTAAAGCGTTAGGTATTGATGATAATATTTTAGGCCGCCACCCTTTCCCGGGTCCGGGTCTGGCTATCAGGATCTTGGGTGAAATTACACCGGAGAAGGTTGACATACTGCAACAAGCCGATGCAATTTACATCAACAATTTACGCTCGGCCGGTGTTTATGATAAAGTTTGGCAGGCAGGCGCAATTTATTTGCCTGTACAGTCGGTAGGGGTAATGGGCGATGAGCGTACTTACGAAAATGTAGTATGTTTACGTGCCGTTGAATCATTAGACGGTATGACAGCCGACTGGTGCCATTTGCCATACGACCTGCTGGCTAAAATTTCAAATGAAATCATTAACAACGTAAAAGGTATCAACCGGGTAGTATATGACATTAGTTCGAAACCACCGGCTACCATTGAGTGGGAATAAATATAAGCTGCTGATACTATCGGTTGTGTTTTTGGCGGCAGCGTGTTCGCCTAAAACACATCCGGTAGCCACCAGCCCGAAACCCCAGCCGGTAGTTCCGCCTGCAAAGGCTATTGAAAAGCCGGTTAATAAACCGACAGCAAAACTACCGCCGCCGGTACTGCAATCGCAAAAAGTTTCGAGTATTAGTATGCTGCTGCCTTTAAACCTGGATAATTTAAATCCCGGTGGTAAGTACAGCAAAGCCGATATGCAAAAGGCTAATATGGGAGTTGAGTATTACCAGGGCTTTAAACTGGCACTCGATTCATTAACGGCTAATGGCTATAACTACCGTTTGCAATTATTCGATTCGAAAGACATCCCTGCCGAGGCGCATAACCTGTCGCTTAACCCTAAAATTCGCAATAGCGATTTAATAGTTGGGCCGATATTTCCAGACGGGATCAAAGCTTTTGGTGTGGGAGGGAAGCCTTTATTATCGCCGCTGTCACCGTCATCGCCCGCGGGCTTTCATAACCCCGACTTAATTACTGTTATTCCGCCGCTGGCTTACCATGCCCGTAGGAGTGCGCAGTATGTTTTTGAAAGATTGAAGGCTAAAAAGGTATTTATCCTGAAATCGGGCTTTTCTGAAGAGAATAAATACATTACGCCATTTAAGCAACAAATGGATAGTTTAAGCAAGCTGAAAACCAAGGTTGTGCCTTTTGTGGT
Coding sequences within:
- a CDS encoding TonB-dependent receptor, producing the protein MKKLYLILLSVLTISFAIPASAQITTTVLSGKVVDSKGVTMPGVTIQAVNTSTGTRYGAQTNADGRYTIANVNPGGPYTITVTFIGYKKEERPDLTFNLGGMTFNFMLSEEATALKEVTVRSTAGPTKTGAGTRIGQNAIKTLPSINRNFADLTRTTPQSNNNSFQGTNYRYNNVTLDGAINNDAIGFSPSLGGQNNSSGQVGSSTRTNPVPMDAVQDIQVYVAPFDIKIGNVLGGSINAVTRSGTNDVTGSLYTYGRNASLTGHNNASAAAGGDGAKEPSDFHDYQVGGRLGFPIIKNKLFFFTNEEINRRQDPVISAAGTAGSAKILSLQDAQNLAAAFKSYSGLDPGTYGNTTIFSNSNKFFNRLDWNINDKNQLTIRNNTISSQATNLERDQTNFRFSGIDYTSHNNSSSTVAELKSRISNNASNSLLVGYSNVHDYRDPNSNPALPQIEINGNTPGTTIFMGTDREAAIFDMHQKTTELTDNFTWTKGKHTFTFGTHNEFYNITYNFVNAWNGRIAYSSIANFLANIPSRTRANFNYTDNTRDYILANPSAQFKVDLLSFYGQDEMQLTDNFKLTAGIRFDYAGVPDKQPLSSKTTGAPVDPNYGNTFTYTLPKNIQNKYLNNVEINPRVSFNYDVNGDQSVILRGGSGMFTGRVPFAWFGYAFYNNGVTYGAYDVKPTTAAPIKPGTNPVQAPANGGLGFVNQQGFNTTPNGATQVDMIDNNFKMPQVWRSSLAMDVTTPDQWKFTVEGIYTKTIHDLKFQQVNTTDQVTYYPYDTQHQQPIFVNTKINPLYTNAYLLSNTSLGYRYSATAQIAKLFTLSPLSNINATVAYTYGHSKDVTNGIRNSMESNWQLNQALNPNNPGLANSNFDIRNRIVSTFNFMTNWDADKKYTANFTLFFSAQSGNPYTYGFYPNAIDGTGQQVSLAYIPKVGETAKFFQDIAGGQTAAQQAAAFDAFIDANKYLKSRRGQFTERNAAFTPWNNNLDFRFAQDFKFGAKHKQVITFTYDIVNLTNLLNKKWGQYYFSPNTYNSTSSIGLTPKTTPSFANAATTNPTYTFTNPGLPYSVDYFASRWQMQFGARYSF
- a CDS encoding IS110 family transposase, with protein sequence MSTQVEFPLLFDRCAGIDVHKESVVVTVKVNKSSDETRTFGTFTEDLIDLKDWLLMLKVGHIAMESTGVYWKPVFNILEEDFEIMLVNARHIKYVPGHKTDCKDSAWIGKLLMSGLLKGSFIPPQQIREMRELYRYKKKLISQRVAERNRLQKVLEDANLKLGNVVSDVFGKTGWAVICALIDGQTDAVSLSSLAKGSLRKKIPQLICALNGRITEHHRFMLQTSRLALENIQQQIDRIDRRLNEYLSHHTTEVELLETIPGISHETVKGIVAEIGFDMSVFPTANHLASWAGVCPGNNESAGKKMSSRVTQGNRSLKTALVEAAWSAVKMKKGWLRNKYYALSVRRGKKRALMAVAHKILLAVYHVLSTHSPFKEPVLRITS
- the parS gene encoding antitoxin Xre/MbcA/ParS toxin-binding domain-containing protein produces the protein MAVLHQKEYRTINLVGLLGGVDLITEKIGSAFDLITLSNKGIKKASLDALAGHMGVTKKNFAEDILNLSVKTLERKKSDDLLDRQTSSHVIEVAKVVEHAFDVFESEEKVQKWLSTPNRALNQMKPLDLFYMPTGLGMVDNVLGRIEEGVYS
- a CDS encoding RES family NAD+ phosphorylase — translated: MLVYRIVKTKKRTTDLSGMGAFKEGGRWNNPGTYMLYAAENSSLAYLESLVHFEPENAPPNLYIITIDIKADDSLIYTLPPNAYPQNWQQIGNLSNKNLGDKLMDEQEFIAIKIKSAVNTLEYNYLLNPLFPRFHDLVKIIAVEELPVDARLVR
- a CDS encoding lysophospholipid acyltransferase family protein: MKVITTEEFAKATKLDKLKMPGLAALLMEIMKINQVNDLFAQAQPKVGPDFVDAILEGCGVKIEFDERELKNIPADGGFIAIANHPYGGIEGMVLLKILCMARPDAKVMANFLLKKIPNLSDYFVAVNPFENIEHSSSISGIKSTLELLNNGTPIGIFPAGEVSTFKIEQQQVTDRLWHPVVGKIIQKSKVPVVPIYFHGNNGLLFNLLSMIHPALRTAKLPSELFNKQGQTIKLRIGKPINVQEVPDNKDPVKLLNFLRAKTYALGTGLEEEKKLFNPRNLFKIKKRPEEIETAISADILSKEVDQLREDYLVTKEKAYEVFVVPTSVIPNIIREIGRLREITFREVGEGSNKSIDLDEYDIYYNHLFIWDTEAKMVVGAYRIGLGDEIFYSMGKKGFYTATLFKIKTQFTPVLKRSLELGRSWIRKEYQQKPLPLFLLWKGILKFLIDNPRYRYLIGPVSISNSFSKFSKSLIVDYITRNHFDHEMAEYVKPRKQFKVDFSSIDADLLLTGEDSLKNLDNLISELEVRNMKVPVLLRQYISLNAKIICFNIDPKFADCLDGFLVLDLQKVPQEILLKLAKNL
- a CDS encoding helix-hairpin-helix domain-containing protein; translated protein: MKSSLKNYLSITKKEWNGLVVLVTLVVLVLLTPYAYRLFHKDKIINFNNFNADATQLPAEDSSNAANTKVLHPTLFAFNPNHLPAEQWLKLGLSQKQIDVLKHYEDKGGRFYKKSDVQKIYSITLDDYKRLEPYIQLPADGPASIIDINHADSASLVTLKGIGPAYAMRIIRYRDKLGGFYSKEQLKEVFGIDEEHYLLIKDAIKLNPSAIHKVNINKATFDDLRRYPYLSYKQANAIIQYRSEHGDYDNLDDMKDIAILDEATLNKVKPYWLFK
- the guaA gene encoding glutamine-hydrolyzing GMP synthase; translated protein: MQEKILILDFGSQFTQLIARRVRELNIYCEIHPFNNFPEVDSSVKGIILSGSPYSVRQEDAPHFEFAKHHTKLPILGVCYGAQYVAHFNGGEVMASNTREYGRANLHYINQQNPLFKDIPGNSQVWMSHADTIKRIADNFEIIASTDNVEVAAYQIKGTQTYGIQFHPEVTHSIDGKQLLQNFLVDICGCAQDWTPDSFVETTIAALKEKLGDDKVVLGLSGGVDSSVAAVLLHHAIGKNLHCIFVDNGLLRKDEFESVLESYKHMGLNIKGVDAKQRFYDALSGLSDPEKKRKAIGRVFIEVFDDEAHQVQDVKWLGQGTIYPDVIESVSVKGPSATIKSHHNVGGLPDFMKLKVVEPLNTLFKDEVRKVGKALGIDDNILGRHPFPGPGLAIRILGEITPEKVDILQQADAIYINNLRSAGVYDKVWQAGAIYLPVQSVGVMGDERTYENVVCLRAVESLDGMTADWCHLPYDLLAKISNEIINNVKGINRVVYDISSKPPATIEWE